Below is a window of Desulfovibrio litoralis DSM 11393 DNA.
GCTGTTTTGTTTTTTCAGGTAATCGACCCGGTTAGAGCGGCTTATCAAGTTTCCCACCTAGAATGGGCAATCGTAAATTTAGCCACGACAAATATCAGAACGGTTATGGGGGGAATGGACTTAGACGAATCTTTATCTCGCCGTGATTCAATTAACGTCAGATTGCTTGATGTTATCGATAAAGCCACCGAGCCTTGGGGAATTAAAGTTACCCGTGTTGAAATTAAAGATATTGAGTTGCCTCAAGGTTTATCAGAAGCCATGCACCAACAAATGAAGGCAGAGCGTGAAAAAAGAGCGGCTGTTCTTTTAGCCGAAGGTGATAGAGATGCCGCTATACGCCGTGCTGAGGGTAGTAAGCTTGCCCGCATTCAAGAAGCCGAAGGTGAATTAAAAGCCGCCGAGCTTCACGCTAAAGCCGTTGAAGCCGCCGCCATGGGTGATGCTAAAGCAAGAACGATTAACGCCGAAGCCGAAGCCGAAGCCACCAATTTAATGTCTGCGGCAATAAATAACGGGAATACCCAATCGATAAACTATTTCGTTTCCCTAAAATACATGGACGCTCTAAAAACGTTAGCCGCCTCTCCGAGCAATAAAACCACAATTCTACCTGTTGAATTAACCAATGTACTTGGTTCTATTGCCGGAATCAGCGAATTGATCAAAAGTTCAAAAACCGTTACTGACGTTGTAAAAAACAACAAATAACGACGGCTATATAATAAAGGATTTTTCATTATGCCCGAAGCTTTTCAATCACACCATATCTGGTTAAGCCTTGGTATTGCCTTAATTATTTTTGAGCTTTTCGTTCCGGGAACTTTTTTGGCATTTATCGGAATCGCCGCAATTATTACGGGGTTTTTGGTTTATTTGTTTGAGCTTAGTCTAAATACTCAATTATTTATGTTTGCTCTCTTTGGCTTTTTGTTCGTTATTATCGGACGTTTGGTTTTAAAAAAATTAAAAGTAAAAGACAAAAGGCTAAATGTTGATGTTAGTAACAGACTACAATATCTTTTGGGCGAAGTGATTGTTTTGGAAAACAAAATGGAAGACGGAGTCGCCCAAGCTCGCATAGCTGATGGAATTTGGACTGTCTACGCTCAAGACAATAACTTGTCTTTGCCGGTTGGTTCGAAAGTTAAAATAATCAGTCTCTCAAACGGAAAACTTATTGTAGAACCTTTTATTGAATATCGTTAAGGTTTAATTTTTAAAGTTATTGTTACAAAATACCCACTGTTATTTTTTTATACAGTGGGTATTTTATTTGAGACTATTGCACGACAGCCTCAAGGTGGTTTTTGTGTATGAAAACTATGCTATGTTCATACAGAGCATCAAACAATGAGACTATTGCACAATAGGCTCAAAGTGGCTTTCGCGAGAAAGACACTCCAAAAACCACGAATAAGGAAAATTTAATTTTCCTGTAAAATGAGTGGGTTTTGTGACTTAAGACGTTTTATGCTATGTGCATACAGAGC
It encodes the following:
- a CDS encoding SPFH domain-containing protein; the protein is MDLQYTLIILVVLAVLLVMLGVRSVPQGYNYTVERFGRFLSVLQPGLNIIIPIVDSIGRKLNMMEQVLDIPRQDAITKDNANVKIDAVLFFQVIDPVRAAYQVSHLEWAIVNLATTNIRTVMGGMDLDESLSRRDSINVRLLDVIDKATEPWGIKVTRVEIKDIELPQGLSEAMHQQMKAEREKRAAVLLAEGDRDAAIRRAEGSKLARIQEAEGELKAAELHAKAVEAAAMGDAKARTINAEAEAEATNLMSAAINNGNTQSINYFVSLKYMDALKTLAASPSNKTTILPVELTNVLGSIAGISELIKSSKTVTDVVKNNK
- a CDS encoding NfeD family protein encodes the protein MPEAFQSHHIWLSLGIALIIFELFVPGTFLAFIGIAAIITGFLVYLFELSLNTQLFMFALFGFLFVIIGRLVLKKLKVKDKRLNVDVSNRLQYLLGEVIVLENKMEDGVAQARIADGIWTVYAQDNNLSLPVGSKVKIISLSNGKLIVEPFIEYR